In the Leptospira johnsonii genome, one interval contains:
- a CDS encoding adenylate/guanylate cyclase domain-containing protein, with product MLPKHFETLANTLEKEILASEQIRSKILLAAFGFAALSWTILFLFLEKEFNQSTGIEFPFEVLIGALTFGTIYEFAYLKLLNYLKKKGFKLPLLPRFGNTLIETSIPGIILFILVQKHSHPIVPLNSPISNLYLIFIILSVLRMEFGLSFFTGAIAATQYLITGLFFVPDSPLSGESAYSFFYSKIPTYMRSGLFLASGIVAGLVGLRLKKILKNSVERLEERNEILGMFGQYVSPSVVDKLMSQKTDTASENKDVCVMFLDIRNFTKFSEDKSPAEVISYLNTLFEDMIEIVNKHNGIINKFLGDGFMAVFGAPLSDNGKDAKNAVSAALEIQKKVMEMNFSGKIPETKIGIGLHFGEAMTGSVGSSQRKEYTIIGDTVNLASRVEQLNKDFGSEILATDTVYEHVKHYLEAESLPPVKVKGREKEVLIYKLN from the coding sequence ATGCTCCCGAAACACTTCGAAACCTTAGCAAATACCTTGGAAAAAGAGATCCTGGCCAGCGAGCAGATCAGAAGTAAGATCCTTCTGGCCGCCTTCGGATTTGCAGCACTTTCCTGGACTATCTTGTTTTTATTTTTAGAAAAGGAATTCAATCAAAGCACAGGAATCGAATTCCCTTTCGAGGTTTTAATAGGTGCGCTCACATTCGGTACAATTTACGAATTCGCCTATCTAAAATTACTGAACTATCTCAAAAAAAAGGGATTTAAACTTCCACTTCTTCCCAGATTTGGGAACACATTGATAGAGACTTCCATTCCAGGGATTATACTGTTCATTTTGGTCCAAAAACATTCCCATCCGATTGTTCCTTTAAATTCTCCCATTTCCAATCTATATTTGATTTTCATAATACTCTCCGTTCTTAGAATGGAATTCGGACTTTCTTTTTTTACGGGAGCAATAGCCGCGACCCAATATTTGATCACTGGATTATTTTTCGTTCCGGATTCTCCTTTAAGCGGAGAATCTGCGTATAGTTTCTTCTATTCTAAAATCCCAACATACATGCGTTCCGGCCTGTTTTTAGCTTCCGGGATTGTAGCAGGACTCGTAGGTCTTCGACTAAAAAAGATCCTAAAAAACTCGGTAGAACGTCTGGAAGAAAGAAACGAAATTTTAGGAATGTTCGGCCAATACGTTTCTCCGTCCGTAGTGGACAAACTAATGAGCCAAAAGACTGATACTGCTTCCGAAAACAAGGATGTGTGTGTGATGTTTTTGGATATCCGCAACTTCACAAAATTCTCCGAAGACAAAAGTCCCGCAGAAGTGATCTCATATTTGAATACTTTATTCGAAGACATGATAGAGATCGTGAATAAACATAACGGTATCATAAACAAGTTTTTGGGAGATGGTTTCATGGCAGTATTCGGGGCGCCCCTTTCCGACAATGGAAAAGACGCTAAGAATGCAGTTTCTGCCGCATTAGAAATTCAGAAAAAAGTAATGGAGATGAATTTCTCAGGTAAGATCCCTGAAACTAAAATCGGGATCGGCTTACACTTCGGAGAAGCTATGACAGGAAGTGTAGGTTCTTCGCAAAGAAAGGAATACACGATCATCGGAGATACTGTAAATCTTGCCTCCAGAGTGGAACAACTCAACAAAGATTTTGGAAGTGAAATTTTAGCGACAGATACGGTTTACGAACATGTAAAACATTATCTCGAAGCGGAGTCCCTTCCCCCCGTAAAAGTAAAAGGAAGAGAGAAAGAAGTCCTCATCTATAAATTGAACTGA
- a CDS encoding aldo/keto reductase: MKLRKLGKNGPEVSQVGLGCMGMSDFYGTKETRNREESIATIHEALDSGINFLNTGDFYGTGHNELLISEALKRRKNKPLISVKFGGLRSPSGAFIGYDFRPNSVKNFAAHSLTRLGVDVIDIYQASRVDPEIPIEETVGAIADLIKEGYVRYLGLSEASPENLRRAHKVHPVTALEVEYSLATRVIEKELLQTARELGVGIVPYGIVGRGLLTGKIESALGVPDFRSISPRFQGKNLEVNLERVSLLQELAKKKGCTTAQLAIAWVLHRGEDIVPLIGSTRRVSLRENLDALSVTLSAEELKTLDESFPEGAFQGDRYPSHSMQLVVK; this comes from the coding sequence ATGAAACTGAGAAAATTAGGTAAAAACGGTCCTGAGGTTTCCCAAGTTGGCTTGGGTTGTATGGGGATGTCGGACTTTTACGGAACAAAAGAGACCAGAAACAGAGAAGAATCCATTGCTACTATCCATGAAGCTTTGGATTCCGGGATCAATTTCCTGAATACGGGGGACTTCTACGGAACTGGTCATAACGAACTTTTGATCTCCGAAGCATTGAAGCGAAGAAAGAATAAGCCCTTGATCAGCGTTAAGTTTGGAGGACTTCGCAGTCCATCGGGAGCGTTTATCGGATACGATTTTCGACCGAACTCAGTGAAAAACTTTGCCGCACATTCTCTCACTCGGCTCGGAGTGGACGTGATCGATATTTACCAAGCGTCTCGGGTCGATCCAGAAATTCCGATCGAGGAAACTGTAGGTGCAATTGCAGATCTGATCAAGGAAGGATATGTGCGTTATCTCGGACTTTCGGAAGCTTCTCCTGAAAATTTGAGAAGGGCTCATAAGGTTCATCCAGTCACCGCTTTGGAAGTGGAATATTCTTTGGCAACTCGTGTAATAGAGAAGGAACTCCTACAAACTGCGAGAGAACTCGGAGTGGGAATTGTTCCGTACGGAATTGTAGGAAGGGGACTTTTGACTGGAAAGATAGAAAGCGCGTTGGGTGTTCCTGATTTTAGATCCATTTCTCCTCGTTTCCAGGGAAAAAACCTTGAAGTGAATTTGGAACGTGTGAGTCTGCTTCAAGAGCTTGCAAAGAAGAAGGGTTGCACTACTGCCCAACTTGCTATCGCTTGGGTGCTTCACAGAGGAGAGGATATTGTTCCTCTGATCGGTTCCACAAGGAGAGTAAGTCTAAGGGAAAATTTAGATGCACTTTCGGTCACCTTAAGTGCGGAAGAATTGAAAACCCTGGATGAGTCTTTTCCAGAAGGCGCTTTCCAAGGAGATAGATATCCTTCTCATTCGATGCAGCTTGTCGTTAAATGA
- a CDS encoding M20 metallopeptidase family protein — protein MKTVSPTRTEELVQYRRFIHKHPELRYEEVGTADFVSKHLKSLGYTFQTGIAKTGIACLVDSGKPGKTLLVRADMDALPIFEENKTDYTSVHEGVMHACGHDAHTSVLMGLASELKENPSAIVPKGRVLLVFQPAEEGGQGADKMIEEGILEKYDVSAAFALHVWNHIPVGKIGVVDGPMMAAVDEFQITVQGISGHGAMPQHTVDPILVASHIVTSLQSIVSRNTDPLDSCVVTVGAFHAGHAFNVISETAELKGTIRTFTKEMFDKAPELFKRVVENTASAFGAKAIIRYERTNAPTINHPEMANIVRNASENILGPNSVTEEHAKTMGGEDFSAFLMKVPGCYFFVGSMNEEKGLTHPHHSSKFDIDETSLPIGLSVMKEAIRLYLETH, from the coding sequence ATGAAAACAGTCTCCCCTACAAGGACCGAAGAACTGGTCCAATACCGCAGATTCATTCACAAACATCCCGAGCTTAGATACGAAGAAGTCGGGACAGCGGATTTCGTTTCTAAACATCTTAAATCCTTAGGTTATACTTTCCAAACCGGGATCGCAAAAACAGGGATCGCTTGTTTGGTAGATTCAGGAAAACCGGGCAAAACTCTTTTGGTAAGAGCGGATATGGATGCCCTTCCTATCTTCGAAGAGAACAAGACGGATTATACTTCCGTTCACGAAGGAGTCATGCATGCCTGCGGTCATGACGCACATACTTCCGTTTTAATGGGACTTGCTTCGGAGCTAAAGGAAAATCCAAGTGCGATTGTTCCAAAAGGAAGAGTCTTGTTGGTATTCCAACCAGCTGAAGAAGGCGGACAAGGTGCAGACAAAATGATAGAAGAAGGAATATTAGAAAAATACGATGTATCCGCCGCCTTCGCTCTTCACGTATGGAATCATATACCTGTAGGAAAAATAGGAGTCGTAGACGGCCCAATGATGGCCGCAGTAGACGAGTTCCAGATCACAGTCCAAGGGATTAGCGGTCACGGTGCCATGCCGCAACATACTGTGGATCCTATATTAGTAGCTTCTCATATTGTTACTTCCCTCCAAAGTATCGTGTCCAGAAATACCGACCCTCTGGATTCATGTGTGGTCACAGTGGGTGCGTTCCATGCAGGACATGCATTCAACGTAATTTCCGAAACTGCAGAGCTAAAAGGTACAATCCGCACATTCACCAAAGAAATGTTCGATAAGGCACCCGAGTTATTCAAAAGAGTCGTAGAAAATACTGCCTCTGCTTTTGGTGCAAAGGCGATCATACGCTATGAAAGAACGAACGCTCCTACGATCAATCATCCTGAAATGGCGAATATTGTCAGAAATGCATCTGAAAATATTTTAGGTCCTAACTCGGTCACAGAAGAACATGCCAAGACAATGGGCGGAGAGGATTTCTCCGCGTTCTTGATGAAAGTCCCTGGATGTTATTTCTTCGTCGGCTCCATGAACGAAGAGAAAGGCCTCACTCATCCGCACCATAGTTCCAAATTTGATATAGACGAGACCTCGCTTCCCATCGGTCTGTCTGTGATGAAGGAAGCGATCCGACTTTATCTGGAAACTCATTGA
- a CDS encoding TetR/AcrR family transcriptional regulator, with translation MPKTGLKPEELQEKVLDAAEIEIRRNGVERLKLTDVARNLNLSHAALYKHFADKEALLDSISKRWLDRIDLALAEISAKTGPLEERILEWLMTLHKMKREKVQSDPRIYTAFNNSAEKTRPFVKKHIQTMYEQLDKMVQEGMQKGLFFCNTPREGARIIFEGTAAFHHPRMVFDNIEEDRIEFLRSVVTTILSGLKSKK, from the coding sequence ATGCCTAAAACAGGTTTAAAGCCAGAAGAACTACAAGAAAAAGTGCTCGATGCCGCAGAGATTGAGATCAGAAGAAACGGCGTCGAGCGTTTGAAACTTACAGACGTGGCTAGAAACCTGAATCTAAGTCACGCCGCCTTATACAAACATTTCGCAGATAAAGAAGCGTTACTCGATTCTATTTCTAAAAGATGGTTGGATCGTATCGATCTTGCTCTTGCAGAAATTTCTGCAAAGACCGGTCCTTTGGAAGAAAGGATCCTGGAATGGCTCATGACCCTCCATAAAATGAAAAGGGAGAAGGTCCAGTCAGATCCAAGAATTTATACTGCATTCAATAATTCCGCAGAAAAAACAAGACCGTTCGTTAAAAAACATATCCAGACAATGTATGAACAATTGGATAAGATGGTCCAAGAAGGAATGCAAAAAGGATTATTTTTTTGTAATACTCCAAGAGAAGGTGCAAGGATCATTTTCGAAGGGACGGCCGCTTTTCATCATCCCCGTATGGTGTTTGATAATATAGAAGAGGATCGGATCGAATTTTTAAGATCCGTCGTGACTACGATTCTATCTGGGTTGAAGAGTAAAAAGTAA
- a CDS encoding efflux RND transporter permease subunit: MIDKLIRISIKNRIFILILTAGVTIIGFYNAYQLSIDAIPDITNVQVSVVTQSPGLSPVEVEQFITYPIEMELTGVPHVTEIRSISRTGVSSVTVIFKDGTDIYFARQLINERLRAAEAVIPKGYGSPELSPIATGLGDIYEFVLTSDRHNPEELRTYMEWELAREIKSTEGIIDVNIIGGEARQYQIKIDPQRLAVHNITLSQLCDKLETANQNTGGGYILKGAEQIVIRGESQFKTVDEIRNVAVQTERDGVPLLLGQIATVETGPALRFGLMTKDAKGEVVGATAMMLMGQNSLEVVKRVKEKVEILRARLPEGMKIVTFYDRSEFIGRTLGTIFTNLAEAAVLVIIVLIFALGTVKGALLVSLSIPIPMLAATIFMRMFGIVGNLMSLGALDFGLLVDGTIVMLESVLHGFILKQAFYEQQNSQEDRKLAAEQIITDSCVRVGRAAAFSVGIILLVYLPLMTLEGVEGRMFKPMAMTVVISLGMALLFSLTTFPAAASILFQTPIFHHSKFWDRAEEIYMRLLDFGMANKKLFLRAGLGVFAVSLILGSTLGSEFLPRIDEGEIAIDIKRLPSTSINYSRDTNMEMEKVIAQFPEVTSVVSKMGRGESAAEPIGTEEGESMVKLIPPKEWTSASSRDELMDKMKDAILKSVPSSTISLSQPIENRVNALLSGSKADVVIKIYGDDLQTLKDTAAKFADKIKKVPGAADLRVQRVLGLPLIEIKADRQKMARYGVAAEEILTTVESLRIGRKAGKVFEGFKRFDLVVRLQLDVSDLDKLENIPVMTSTGVTVPLGQVATIELVEGPAAIYRESLKRRIMVEANVRGRDLVGFVNEAQKVTAEIEKNLPDGYRTDWGGQFENFQRAKNRLMLVVPIALGIIFVMLIAAFGNIYYAAGVFIVVPLAVAGGIIGLVLRGLPFSIPAGVGFIAVSGIAVLNGVVYASTLKEELEKGITISKAVLTAGLNSLRPVMTTEIIAAVGFIPMAISTMAGAEVQRPLATVVIFGVIVATVLSRVLLPIVMEFLLNIYQDQERRKEARKRKLESEFQASRAQERIPETLEEVSWDSEEFQEEPEEVLSSKSKRSKNGLKKKK, from the coding sequence ATGATCGATAAACTGATACGTATCTCCATTAAGAACAGGATCTTCATCCTGATACTCACCGCAGGCGTGACCATTATAGGTTTTTATAACGCATATCAGCTTTCTATCGATGCAATCCCGGATATTACAAACGTTCAGGTTTCGGTGGTCACTCAATCTCCTGGTCTTTCTCCGGTAGAGGTAGAACAATTTATCACCTATCCGATCGAGATGGAACTTACAGGTGTTCCTCACGTAACGGAGATCCGTTCTATTTCCAGAACTGGAGTGAGTAGTGTTACAGTTATCTTCAAGGACGGAACGGATATTTATTTTGCAAGGCAGCTCATCAACGAAAGATTGAGAGCGGCCGAAGCTGTGATCCCCAAAGGTTATGGTAGCCCGGAACTTTCTCCTATCGCAACAGGTCTTGGGGATATTTACGAATTCGTTCTAACAAGTGATCGTCATAATCCGGAAGAACTCAGGACCTATATGGAATGGGAACTTGCAAGAGAGATCAAATCCACCGAAGGGATTATCGACGTAAACATCATAGGCGGGGAAGCAAGACAGTACCAGATCAAGATAGATCCCCAAAGATTAGCAGTTCATAATATTACATTATCACAACTTTGTGATAAACTGGAGACCGCAAACCAGAACACAGGTGGTGGTTACATCTTAAAAGGTGCGGAACAGATCGTGATCCGCGGAGAAAGCCAGTTCAAAACCGTAGACGAGATCCGTAACGTAGCGGTCCAAACGGAAAGAGACGGGGTTCCACTACTCTTAGGACAAATCGCCACTGTAGAAACAGGTCCAGCACTTCGTTTTGGACTTATGACCAAAGATGCCAAGGGAGAGGTTGTAGGTGCCACTGCAATGATGCTTATGGGCCAAAACTCTTTGGAAGTAGTAAAACGGGTCAAAGAAAAGGTAGAAATCTTAAGAGCCAGACTTCCCGAAGGAATGAAGATCGTTACATTCTACGATCGTTCCGAATTTATCGGAAGAACGTTAGGTACCATCTTTACTAACCTTGCAGAAGCCGCAGTACTCGTTATCATCGTTTTGATCTTTGCACTTGGAACAGTCAAAGGTGCACTCTTAGTCAGCTTATCCATTCCGATCCCAATGCTTGCCGCCACGATATTCATGAGAATGTTCGGCATCGTCGGTAACTTGATGTCTCTCGGAGCCTTAGACTTCGGACTCTTAGTGGATGGAACCATCGTGATGTTGGAATCTGTTCTTCATGGTTTTATCTTAAAACAGGCTTTTTACGAACAACAAAATTCCCAAGAAGACAGAAAACTCGCAGCAGAACAGATCATCACAGATTCTTGCGTAAGAGTGGGAAGAGCCGCGGCATTCTCCGTGGGAATTATCTTGTTGGTATACCTACCCCTCATGACCTTAGAAGGTGTAGAAGGTAGAATGTTCAAACCTATGGCGATGACAGTCGTAATCTCCTTGGGTATGGCGCTTTTATTCTCTTTAACTACCTTCCCCGCTGCAGCAAGTATCCTATTCCAAACTCCAATATTCCATCATAGTAAGTTCTGGGACAGAGCGGAAGAAATCTATATGCGTCTCCTCGACTTCGGAATGGCTAACAAAAAGTTATTCTTAAGAGCGGGTTTAGGAGTATTTGCAGTTTCTTTAATATTAGGATCCACTTTAGGATCCGAATTCCTTCCACGCATAGACGAGGGAGAAATCGCAATTGATATCAAAAGACTTCCTTCCACATCCATCAATTATTCAAGAGATACGAATATGGAAATGGAAAAGGTAATCGCGCAGTTCCCGGAAGTAACAAGCGTAGTCAGCAAAATGGGACGAGGTGAATCCGCAGCGGAACCTATCGGAACCGAAGAAGGGGAATCTATGGTGAAACTCATTCCTCCTAAGGAATGGACAAGCGCTTCTTCTCGTGACGAACTCATGGACAAGATGAAGGATGCGATCCTAAAATCGGTTCCTTCCAGTACGATCTCACTTTCTCAACCGATCGAAAACAGAGTGAACGCACTTCTTTCCGGATCCAAAGCGGATGTGGTGATCAAAATTTACGGAGATGATCTTCAAACCTTAAAAGACACTGCAGCAAAATTCGCAGACAAGATCAAAAAGGTTCCGGGTGCCGCAGACTTAAGAGTGCAAAGAGTTCTAGGACTTCCTTTAATCGAGATCAAAGCAGATAGACAAAAAATGGCGCGTTACGGAGTCGCCGCAGAAGAAATTCTCACCACGGTAGAATCATTACGTATCGGAAGAAAGGCAGGAAAAGTATTCGAAGGATTCAAACGATTCGACTTAGTCGTTCGTTTACAATTGGATGTTTCGGATCTGGACAAACTGGAAAATATTCCAGTCATGACTTCCACCGGAGTTACAGTTCCCCTCGGGCAAGTAGCAACGATCGAACTTGTAGAAGGTCCCGCAGCAATTTATAGAGAATCCTTAAAACGTAGGATCATGGTAGAAGCCAACGTACGAGGAAGAGACTTAGTAGGTTTCGTAAACGAAGCGCAAAAAGTCACAGCGGAAATTGAAAAAAATCTTCCGGATGGTTATAGAACGGACTGGGGTGGCCAGTTCGAAAACTTCCAAAGAGCGAAGAATAGATTGATGCTCGTGGTGCCGATCGCACTCGGGATCATCTTCGTGATGCTTATCGCCGCATTCGGAAACATATATTATGCGGCTGGAGTTTTTATAGTAGTCCCACTCGCAGTTGCAGGAGGGATCATAGGACTTGTACTTAGAGGTCTTCCGTTTAGTATTCCTGCGGGTGTCGGATTTATCGCAGTAAGCGGTATTGCAGTATTGAACGGAGTTGTATACGCCTCCACTCTCAAAGAAGAATTGGAAAAAGGGATCACTATCTCCAAGGCGGTATTGACTGCAGGACTAAATTCACTTCGTCCAGTAATGACAACTGAGATCATCGCAGCAGTAGGATTTATTCCAATGGCAATCTCCACGATGGCTGGAGCAGAAGTGCAAAGACCTTTGGCAACTGTGGTGATCTTCGGAGTAATCGTTGCGACAGTTCTTTCCAGGGTACTTCTTCCAATCGTGATGGAATTCCTACTGAATATCTACCAAGACCAGGAAAGAAGAAAAGAAGCTCGTAAAAGAAAATTAGAGTCCGAGTTCCAAGCTTCCAGAGCCCAAGAAAGAATTCCGGAAACTCTAGAAGAAGTCTCCTGGGATTCAGAAGAGTTCCAGGAAGAACCGGAAGAAGTTTTGAGTTCTAAATCCAAACGATCTAAGAACGGGTTGAAGAAGAAAAAGTAA
- a CDS encoding FAD-dependent thymidylate synthase: protein MDHQKPIVQLLDATREPFNLAIASARTCYSSKGILLPEDMIRTEKSLEIRDKVAKSTKKAGHLTTRQHPHFIFTLDKVSRQFVWSFLHSHPYYNSEQVSQRYVEVKKENYYIPPTLSGKQKELYLEAVESASNAYFEFVELLHPFIQDEYFLVYKARANYPEKWQQPIKKKCLEVARYLLPLGTYTYLYHSVNGLTLHRYHRLMNSFDVPEEQRLVVEEMIEKVKEIDPLYVEEMDDPIPLEETAEYKFFKDFYQDSSSEYRPEAAKNFVREFDEDMDNRYSKLVSYSSNGPEVLASSVRAVLGLSKNSLNDEEAIRLVMDPSKNKHLTSTLNETTMSPLSRAMFNVHYSFKKRISHSADSQDQRHRMVPGSRPVLMSQYTGMPDYIVPKVVLKYPQLEETYRRRMDGIFKSLNRFIEAGGSPEHASYLLPNAFPVRFYESGDLLNLHHKWRARTCYNAQEEIFQASINELMDLTKVQPEIAKWIKAPCWIRLQGDIKPYCPEGDHYCGTQVWKRELDEYDRTL from the coding sequence ATGGACCACCAAAAACCCATTGTACAACTTTTAGATGCGACTAGAGAACCTTTCAATCTAGCGATCGCTTCTGCTAGGACTTGCTATTCTTCCAAGGGGATTTTGCTCCCTGAGGACATGATCCGGACTGAAAAATCTCTGGAGATCAGGGATAAGGTGGCCAAATCGACTAAAAAGGCGGGCCATCTCACCACAAGACAACATCCCCATTTTATATTCACTTTGGACAAGGTATCTCGTCAGTTCGTATGGTCCTTTCTGCATTCTCATCCGTACTATAATTCGGAGCAGGTCAGCCAAAGATATGTGGAAGTTAAAAAGGAAAATTATTATATTCCCCCTACTCTTTCAGGCAAGCAGAAGGAACTTTATCTGGAAGCTGTTGAATCTGCGTCTAACGCATACTTTGAATTCGTAGAACTCTTACATCCGTTCATTCAGGACGAATACTTCCTGGTATACAAAGCTAGAGCTAATTATCCTGAAAAATGGCAGCAGCCAATCAAGAAGAAGTGTCTGGAAGTGGCACGTTACCTTCTTCCTTTGGGAACTTATACTTATTTATATCATTCAGTAAACGGACTCACTCTGCACAGATACCATCGTCTGATGAATTCTTTCGATGTTCCAGAAGAACAACGCCTTGTTGTGGAAGAGATGATCGAAAAAGTAAAAGAGATCGATCCTCTTTATGTGGAAGAAATGGATGATCCGATCCCTCTAGAAGAAACTGCAGAGTATAAATTTTTCAAGGACTTCTACCAAGATAGTTCTTCCGAATATAGACCGGAAGCGGCTAAAAATTTTGTAAGAGAATTCGACGAAGATATGGATAACCGTTATTCCAAATTGGTTTCCTATTCTTCCAACGGTCCTGAAGTTTTGGCTTCTTCGGTCCGTGCGGTTTTAGGTTTATCTAAAAATTCTTTAAACGACGAAGAAGCGATCCGACTCGTGATGGATCCTTCCAAAAACAAACATCTGACTTCTACTCTTAACGAGACTACGATGAGCCCTCTTTCGAGAGCGATGTTCAATGTGCATTATTCTTTCAAAAAAAGGATCTCTCATTCTGCAGATAGCCAAGACCAAAGACATAGAATGGTGCCTGGTTCCCGTCCTGTGCTTATGAGCCAGTATACAGGAATGCCGGACTATATCGTTCCCAAAGTTGTATTAAAATATCCTCAATTAGAAGAAACTTATAGAAGAAGAATGGACGGCATTTTTAAGAGCCTGAACCGTTTTATAGAAGCGGGAGGATCTCCTGAACATGCTTCTTATCTACTTCCGAACGCATTCCCGGTCCGTTTTTATGAAAGCGGGGATCTATTGAACCTTCATCATAAATGGAGAGCGAGAACCTGTTATAATGCTCAGGAGGAGATTTTCCAGGCTTCCATCAATGAACTCATGGATCTGACAAAGGTCCAACCTGAAATCGCGAAATGGATCAAGGCTCCTTGCTGGATCCGTTTGCAAGGTGATATCAAACCTTATTGCCCGGAAGGGGATCATTATTGCGGAACCCAGGTGTGGAAAAGAGAATTGGACGAGTACGATAGAACTCTCTAA
- a CDS encoding class I SAM-dependent methyltransferase, with protein sequence MQSPESHYENFLAEKYSWMLGDLSIREKDQLEFFRSFGISPQGNGVAWDLGAGSGIQSIPLEELGFQVLAIDFSEKLLSEIKIRKSDTKIRTKVADIRSRDLYQGISPEILLCMGDTITHLESEKDWETTVGHWSSFLSPGSKLILGYRDLSHGKTGDKSIFVVRSEESRIFTCQLQFTQNRVKVTDIFHEKSDGAWTVSSSSYNKLILPIEDLIRTVSQKNFELKRKDEKNGMKFLLFEKL encoded by the coding sequence ATGCAATCTCCCGAATCGCATTACGAAAACTTTTTGGCCGAAAAATATTCTTGGATGTTAGGAGATCTTTCCATCCGAGAAAAGGACCAACTGGAATTCTTCAGATCTTTCGGAATTTCTCCGCAAGGAAATGGAGTTGCCTGGGATCTGGGAGCAGGAAGCGGAATACAATCCATTCCTTTAGAAGAATTAGGATTTCAAGTTTTAGCTATAGACTTTAGTGAAAAATTATTATCCGAGATCAAGATAAGAAAATCGGATACTAAGATCAGGACAAAGGTAGCCGATATCAGATCCAGAGACTTATACCAAGGAATTTCTCCGGAGATCCTTTTATGTATGGGAGATACGATCACTCATTTGGAGTCCGAGAAAGATTGGGAGACTACTGTAGGTCATTGGTCTAGTTTTCTTTCTCCCGGAAGTAAATTAATTTTAGGTTATAGAGATCTGAGTCATGGAAAAACAGGAGACAAAAGTATTTTTGTAGTTCGTTCTGAAGAATCTCGGATTTTCACCTGCCAATTGCAGTTCACTCAGAACAGAGTAAAGGTAACAGATATATTTCATGAGAAGTCGGACGGAGCTTGGACAGTTTCTTCCAGTTCGTATAACAAACTGATCCTTCCGATAGAAGATCTGATCCGAACTGTATCTCAGAAAAATTTTGAGCTAAAGAGAAAGGATGAGAAAAACGGGATGAAGTTTTTACTCTTCGAAAAGCTCTGA